A single genomic interval of Gemmatimonadota bacterium harbors:
- a CDS encoding ATP-binding cassette domain-containing protein: MIELRRVRKEYGERKCALRDVSFTVEKGEFAFLTGHSGSGKSTAMRLVHMAERPTSGEVLAAGFHSDRVTRKNLWQVRRRIGFVFQDFRLLPNRSAIDNIVFVLRVMDAPRREIRPRAQHILTQVGLAPKAGALVHELSGGERQRVCIARALAGEPHVLLADEPTGNLDRRATDGILEIFSDINAAGTTVLMATHDLDIMARIAEARRFVLSHGELVEGE; this comes from the coding sequence ATGATCGAGCTTCGGCGGGTCCGCAAGGAGTACGGGGAGCGCAAGTGTGCACTCCGCGACGTGAGCTTCACGGTCGAGAAAGGCGAGTTCGCGTTTCTAACCGGCCACTCGGGCTCGGGCAAGTCGACGGCCATGAGACTGGTGCACATGGCCGAACGCCCGACTTCCGGCGAGGTCCTTGCGGCCGGATTCCACTCCGACCGGGTCACCAGGAAAAACCTCTGGCAAGTTCGGAGACGCATCGGGTTCGTATTCCAGGACTTTCGGCTGCTCCCGAACCGAAGCGCCATCGACAACATCGTCTTCGTGCTCCGGGTCATGGACGCCCCGCGTCGCGAGATCCGCCCGCGGGCCCAGCATATTCTGACCCAGGTCGGGCTGGCGCCAAAGGCGGGCGCACTCGTCCACGAGCTCTCCGGAGGGGAACGCCAGCGGGTCTGCATCGCCCGTGCCCTGGCAGGCGAACCTCACGTCCTCCTAGCCGACGAGCCCACGGGAAATCTCGACCGACGAGCGACCGACGGCATATTGGAGATCTTCTCCGATATCAACGCGGCGGGCACCACGGTGCTGATGGCGACGCATGACCTCGACATCATGGCCCGCATCGCCGAGGCCCGTCGTTTCGTCCTCAGTCACGGCGAGCTGGTGGAGGGGGAGTGA
- the pdxA gene encoding 4-hydroxythreonine-4-phosphate dehydrogenase PdxA, producing MTSSARVAVTLGDPRGIGPEVSFAAVRTGSFARSAITFYGPKPFAVQAPEGCGFIPVCNRDLDYSQDRGAGAVAVEAIVRAVSDILAGRQDAVVTAPVHKPSLRAAGLRHPGHTEFLCELSGAGEVGMLMAAEEIPGRSPLRVLLATTHHPLADVPGLVTSELLVSQSLLLSRELGERWKIDRPRIALCSLNPHASDGGIFGNEEEDVYAPALDRLRHLGAEVRGPISADTVFVRALAGEFDAVVAPYHDVGMAAFKTAAFGKGVNVTLGIPFVRTSPDHGTAFDIAGTGQADPGSMREALELAARLARPRSGASPSVARPHGSAPSPALSA from the coding sequence GTGACTTCGTCGGCTCGGGTCGCGGTCACGCTCGGGGATCCACGAGGGATCGGACCCGAGGTCTCGTTCGCCGCAGTTCGGACCGGATCGTTCGCCCGCTCGGCGATCACCTTTTACGGGCCGAAGCCGTTCGCGGTGCAAGCACCTGAAGGCTGCGGCTTCATCCCGGTCTGCAACAGGGATTTAGACTACTCCCAAGACCGGGGGGCCGGCGCGGTCGCTGTGGAGGCGATCGTACGGGCGGTCTCCGACATCCTCGCCGGCAGGCAGGACGCCGTGGTCACGGCTCCGGTCCACAAGCCCTCCCTCAGGGCTGCCGGTCTTCGTCATCCCGGCCACACCGAGTTCCTGTGCGAGCTCTCGGGAGCGGGCGAGGTCGGAATGCTGATGGCCGCTGAAGAGATTCCGGGGCGCTCACCTCTTCGGGTGCTGCTCGCCACCACTCACCATCCGCTCGCCGACGTGCCCGGACTGGTCACGAGCGAACTCCTCGTCTCGCAGAGTCTTCTTCTGAGCCGTGAGCTCGGGGAACGCTGGAAGATCGACCGACCGCGGATCGCCCTCTGCTCACTGAACCCCCACGCTTCGGACGGCGGCATCTTCGGCAACGAAGAGGAGGATGTCTACGCTCCCGCCCTCGACCGACTCCGACACCTGGGGGCCGAGGTCCGCGGTCCGATCAGCGCGGACACCGTCTTTGTCCGAGCCCTGGCGGGCGAATTCGACGCGGTGGTGGCGCCCTATCACGACGTCGGGATGGCGGCCTTCAAGACCGCAGCCTTCGGCAAGGGCGTGAACGTCACCCTCGGGATACCCTTCGTCAGGACCTCTCCCGACCACGGGACCGCCTTCGACATCGCCGGGACGGGGCAGGCCGATCCGGGTTCTATGCGTGAGGCCCTGGAGCTGGCTGCGAGACTCGCCCGACCGCGTTCGGGCGCATCGCCCTCGGTCGCCCGGCCCCACGGGTCGGCACCTTCACCTGCCCTTTCGGCATGA
- a CDS encoding peptidylprolyl isomerase, translating into MTLSLPGTPARLMPVVWALALLAPPEAAALQLGLGGSDVVDRVVAFVGDSAILQSQIDEEVERLRVMGAVEVPEPGAELDELRGRILDNLVNLTLILVAADLDSLVRIPSEVIEERTTEEIDAVIQRFGGQASLQQALAQEGMTLAEYRDMTRSQIAQQQVRQAFLGVRLRNASQPVLREADLLEAFETMRGSLDQRPKLITFRQVVISPAPSDSAVVAARAEAVDLRLRALQGEPFDSLAVAHSQDPGSAASGGDLGWFRRGGMVAEFDEAVFAMNEDEISEVIETQFGFHVIRLDRIRPGERRARHILIRPEVSADDMTGAAETADLVAAEARAGTPINELFAQYSDPEAPDSLTVPVPQLSSLPPGYDVLRTAVEGDVLGPVTYRTAQGENRMAVVKVTGVREAGAYTFDDLRAQISEQLTQERQIEAILEDLRARTHIEILRR; encoded by the coding sequence ATGACTCTTTCTCTACCCGGGACACCCGCCCGACTCATGCCGGTCGTCTGGGCCCTCGCCCTTCTCGCCCCGCCCGAGGCCGCAGCTCTTCAGCTCGGCCTTGGCGGTAGCGACGTCGTGGACCGAGTGGTCGCCTTCGTAGGAGACTCCGCCATCCTCCAAAGTCAGATCGACGAGGAGGTCGAACGCCTTCGGGTGATGGGCGCCGTCGAAGTCCCGGAGCCGGGTGCCGAGCTCGACGAGCTCAGAGGGCGGATTCTCGACAACCTGGTGAATCTCACGCTGATCCTGGTCGCAGCCGACCTCGACTCTCTCGTCCGGATACCGAGCGAGGTCATCGAGGAACGCACGACGGAGGAGATCGACGCCGTCATCCAACGCTTCGGCGGCCAGGCGAGCCTCCAGCAGGCTCTTGCCCAAGAGGGAATGACCCTCGCGGAATACAGAGACATGACCCGCTCGCAGATCGCCCAACAGCAGGTGAGGCAGGCCTTCCTCGGGGTTCGCCTTCGCAACGCCTCGCAGCCGGTGTTACGGGAGGCCGATCTTCTCGAGGCTTTCGAGACCATGCGCGGCTCGCTCGATCAGAGGCCCAAGCTCATAACCTTCAGGCAGGTGGTGATCTCGCCCGCGCCTTCCGACTCGGCAGTGGTCGCGGCCCGGGCGGAAGCGGTCGATCTCCGTCTGAGGGCGCTCCAGGGCGAACCCTTCGACTCGCTGGCGGTCGCTCATTCCCAGGACCCGGGCTCGGCGGCTTCGGGCGGTGACCTGGGGTGGTTCAGACGCGGAGGGATGGTGGCGGAGTTCGACGAAGCGGTCTTCGCTATGAACGAGGACGAGATAAGCGAGGTGATCGAAACCCAGTTCGGCTTTCACGTTATCCGGCTCGACCGCATCCGACCTGGCGAGAGGCGCGCCCGGCACATACTCATCCGCCCCGAGGTCAGCGCCGACGACATGACCGGTGCCGCCGAGACGGCCGACCTGGTGGCTGCCGAAGCCCGAGCCGGGACTCCGATCAACGAGCTCTTTGCACAGTACTCCGATCCTGAAGCGCCGGACTCGCTCACCGTCCCGGTTCCGCAGCTCTCCAGCCTTCCCCCCGGCTACGATGTGCTCCGGACAGCGGTCGAGGGGGACGTATTGGGACCCGTTACCTACCGAACGGCCCAGGGCGAGAACCGGATGGCGGTCGTCAAGGTCACGGGTGTGCGCGAAGCCGGTGCGTACACCTTCGACGATCTCCGCGCCCAGATCTCCGAACAGCTTACCCAGGAACGTCAGATCGAAGCGATTCTCGAAGACCTGCGCGCCCGAACCCACATCGAGATTCTGCGCCGGTAG
- a CDS encoding peptidylprolyl isomerase, translating to MKRISFPSATRLARLPLTWILVAGGCADAPPESAVGSIGDFTLTVDEVVDIVTAIESVPADVNAIASITLAWADYVVLAEVMADDPELAGVDFDPAVAPLVEQEMITSLRVRSYPVDTLVTEEEMLRAYRETDPPVRLSASHILRAFPLNAADEDRELVRQSAEELVARIRGGENFTRLARAFSDDPGTAQYGGSLGEFGQGEMLPEIEAALADLDPGQLGGPVETRLGWHVVRLDRRVALGFEQVENEIRNMILVKRRLAADSTMVEDAEAGAEVTVLEEAPALVRELARLPGQTLSSRAADRIVATHGDAKLTLGEVRLALAQESVALAEQVAEAEEEEVADYLTGLLRRKLLLELARSGELELTRERIDEMRNAARSELVRAGRDLGLHRLDAAPGEPRHQALSRVAREALERVLQGGTNGVELGRMTEEIRRGRALVLDERALGETVLAIASARMNRSASPLELSDTVGR from the coding sequence GTGAAGAGAATTTCCTTCCCGAGCGCGACCCGACTCGCCCGCCTTCCGCTGACTTGGATTCTGGTCGCCGGCGGCTGCGCCGACGCACCGCCCGAATCCGCTGTCGGCAGCATCGGCGATTTCACGCTCACCGTGGACGAAGTGGTCGATATCGTAACCGCCATCGAGAGCGTCCCGGCCGATGTGAACGCCATCGCGAGCATCACCCTGGCATGGGCGGACTACGTAGTGTTGGCCGAGGTGATGGCGGACGATCCCGAACTCGCCGGTGTCGACTTCGATCCCGCCGTGGCCCCTTTGGTCGAGCAGGAGATGATCACGTCGCTCAGAGTGCGGAGCTATCCGGTGGACACTCTGGTCACCGAGGAGGAGATGCTGCGAGCCTACCGAGAGACCGATCCCCCGGTTCGTCTGAGCGCCAGCCACATTCTCCGCGCCTTTCCGCTCAACGCTGCGGACGAGGATCGCGAGCTGGTCCGGCAGAGCGCCGAGGAGCTTGTCGCCAGGATACGCGGCGGCGAGAACTTCACCCGACTCGCCCGCGCCTTCAGCGACGACCCCGGCACCGCGCAGTACGGCGGCAGCCTGGGCGAGTTCGGCCAGGGGGAGATGCTCCCCGAGATCGAGGCCGCGCTCGCCGATCTCGACCCGGGCCAGTTGGGAGGCCCGGTGGAAACCCGACTCGGCTGGCACGTGGTCAGGCTGGATCGACGCGTCGCCCTGGGTTTCGAGCAGGTCGAGAACGAGATCAGGAACATGATTCTCGTCAAACGGCGGCTGGCGGCCGACTCGACCATGGTCGAGGACGCCGAGGCCGGGGCCGAGGTGACGGTGCTCGAAGAGGCGCCGGCGCTCGTCCGCGAGCTGGCTCGCCTCCCCGGCCAGACCCTCTCCTCCCGCGCCGCGGACCGGATCGTCGCGACGCACGGCGACGCCAAACTCACCTTGGGCGAAGTGCGACTTGCGCTGGCACAGGAGAGCGTGGCCCTGGCCGAACAGGTCGCGGAAGCGGAAGAAGAAGAGGTGGCCGACTACCTGACCGGGCTGCTGCGCCGGAAGCTCCTGCTAGAGCTAGCCCGATCCGGAGAGCTGGAGCTCACTCGGGAACGAATCGACGAAATGAGGAACGCCGCTCGCAGCGAGCTCGTCAGAGCGGGGCGCGACCTTGGGCTCCACAGGCTCGACGCGGCGCCCGGCGAACCCCGGCACCAGGCTCTCTCCCGCGTGGCGCGGGAGGCGTTGGAGAGGGTGCTTCAAGGTGGAACCAACGGCGTCGAGCTTGGCAGAATGACGGAAGAGATCCGACGCGGACGGGCGCTCGTGCTCGACGAACGGGCGTTGGGCGAGACCGTGCTCGCCATCGCCTCGGCTCGGATGAATCGGAGCGCTTCTCCGCTCGAATTGTCGGACACCGTCGGCCGGTGA
- the mfd gene encoding transcription-repair coupling factor, which translates to MSETVLGDDRPEWRLYPQRESLPYEIGREQAEISSLRVEAVEAVLSNECGILLATPRALQEKLTVPEALASLKLRLRVGDGYGHARLVDDLSSRGYERAPVVEEVGQFAVRGGIIDFYTVASNDPVRVEFWDDEIRSIRTFDPTDQLSRTNTQEAQLLPVDFRTGTEAGEAVAKSSLPDLLPPNAVFARLGDFSVEKAAVKAWERVTKRYAALGGAAESAPEPGELFLDPLTFREMGRQYGWVTVSEEPLGAESGNGRLRGCHSPIDLEGRPPPRIRRNMRDLEDYLRTGEDTGSRTLILCDGPGQLDRLEEILGEKRIPAGTTLSLGVLGGGFEIDLPEGGLRVLNDHEIFERPRRRRSSRRFRGKVSVESLAQLKPGEYVVHMDHGVGRFVGLEQAEIAGTTIESLVIEYAGGDRLQLPVDRVDRIERWVGVNEDSAPPSLHRIGGRRWRSQCARTEARIAEMTSELLDLQARREAAVAFAFSPDSRWQREMESSFPFKDTPDQRQATIEVKRDMERARPMDRLICGDAGYGKTEVAVRAAFKAVQDSKQVAFLAPTTVLAEQHRRTLEERLAGYPVAIGTLSRFRSPAERRSVLAGLAGGEVDIVVGTHRLLSGDVIFKDLGLLIIDEEQRFGVRQKEKLKALRSSLDVLTLSATPIPRTLHMALSGLRDLSLIRTPPRDRLPIFTHVMPWIDDIVAEAVGRELDRGGQTYLLHNRIDSIFTVAERVRALAPGAEVAVAHGRMTVAELDEAMHGFVTGSADVLVCSSIIENGLDVPNANTLIVDRADRFGLAQLYQIRGRVGRSDRRAHCYLLIPDEVELEAERRLRVLERNIELGAGYTIALKDLELRGAGNVLGAEQSGFAERIGLDAYMRLLKKVVARVRGIEKPKLWPDPLVTLDGPAFLPDAYTGEASQKLHFYRRLSGAGARREIVELRAELRDRCGRPPREVERLFDSAELRVSGKEVGAESVTVTGNRARINFHTRADPRVAAFGPVLRKRDATVEIARIDPLSIVIVDGGRRSPVETACLALEAQAADA; encoded by the coding sequence GTGTCGGAGACGGTCTTAGGAGACGACCGTCCCGAGTGGCGGCTCTACCCGCAACGCGAGTCCCTGCCCTACGAGATAGGCAGGGAGCAGGCGGAGATCAGCTCGCTTCGTGTGGAGGCGGTCGAAGCCGTCCTCTCGAACGAGTGCGGCATCCTCCTCGCCACACCTCGAGCCCTTCAGGAGAAGCTTACCGTACCGGAAGCGCTTGCGTCGCTCAAGCTCAGGCTCCGCGTCGGCGACGGATACGGCCATGCGCGACTCGTCGACGATCTCTCGAGTCGCGGCTACGAGAGAGCGCCGGTGGTCGAAGAGGTTGGCCAATTCGCCGTGCGCGGCGGCATCATCGACTTCTACACGGTGGCGTCCAACGATCCCGTCCGCGTGGAGTTCTGGGACGACGAGATCAGATCGATTCGCACCTTCGATCCCACCGACCAGCTCTCGCGCACGAACACTCAGGAAGCGCAGCTCCTCCCGGTCGACTTCCGGACCGGCACCGAAGCCGGAGAGGCTGTCGCCAAGTCCTCTTTGCCGGACCTTCTGCCTCCGAACGCCGTTTTCGCCCGACTCGGAGACTTCAGCGTCGAGAAGGCGGCGGTGAAGGCGTGGGAACGGGTTACCAAGCGCTACGCCGCGCTCGGCGGCGCCGCCGAGTCCGCGCCGGAACCGGGCGAACTCTTCCTCGATCCCCTGACCTTCCGGGAAATGGGTCGCCAGTACGGCTGGGTAACGGTTTCGGAAGAGCCGCTCGGCGCGGAATCCGGCAACGGCCGCCTCCGCGGCTGCCACAGCCCGATCGACCTCGAGGGCCGCCCGCCGCCGCGCATCCGGCGCAACATGCGGGACCTGGAGGACTACCTGCGCACCGGCGAGGACACCGGGAGTCGGACGCTCATCCTCTGCGACGGGCCCGGACAGCTCGACCGCCTCGAGGAGATCTTGGGCGAGAAACGCATTCCGGCCGGGACCACGCTCAGTCTGGGCGTGCTGGGTGGCGGCTTCGAGATCGACCTGCCGGAGGGCGGTCTTCGCGTCCTCAACGACCACGAGATCTTCGAGCGTCCGCGCCGGCGGCGCAGCTCGCGTCGATTCAGGGGAAAGGTATCGGTCGAGAGCCTCGCTCAGCTCAAGCCCGGCGAATACGTGGTGCACATGGATCACGGTGTGGGCCGGTTCGTGGGGCTCGAACAGGCGGAGATCGCCGGCACGACCATCGAGTCGCTCGTGATCGAATACGCGGGCGGCGACCGGCTCCAGCTTCCGGTGGACCGCGTCGATCGGATCGAACGCTGGGTAGGAGTGAACGAGGACTCCGCACCCCCCTCGCTCCACCGCATCGGCGGCAGGCGCTGGCGCAGCCAATGCGCTCGGACCGAAGCGCGCATCGCCGAGATGACCTCCGAGCTCCTCGACCTTCAAGCTCGGCGAGAGGCCGCCGTCGCCTTCGCCTTCTCGCCCGACTCCCGCTGGCAACGCGAGATGGAGTCGTCCTTCCCCTTCAAGGACACGCCGGACCAGCGCCAAGCGACGATCGAGGTGAAGCGCGACATGGAGCGGGCCCGGCCCATGGACCGTCTGATCTGCGGCGACGCGGGCTACGGCAAGACCGAGGTGGCGGTGCGGGCCGCGTTCAAGGCGGTTCAGGACAGCAAGCAGGTGGCGTTCCTCGCCCCGACCACAGTCCTCGCCGAACAGCATCGTCGCACGCTCGAAGAGCGGCTGGCCGGATATCCTGTCGCGATCGGCACGCTCTCACGCTTCCGCTCTCCAGCCGAGCGGCGGTCCGTTCTCGCGGGGCTCGCCGGTGGAGAGGTCGATATCGTCGTCGGCACCCACAGGCTCCTCTCCGGCGACGTGATCTTCAAGGACCTCGGACTGCTGATCATCGACGAGGAACAGCGCTTCGGCGTTCGCCAGAAGGAGAAGCTCAAGGCCCTGCGGAGCTCCCTGGACGTGCTGACGCTCTCGGCGACCCCTATCCCGCGCACGCTGCACATGGCGCTCTCGGGCCTCCGCGACCTCTCGCTCATTCGCACGCCGCCCCGCGACAGGCTGCCCATCTTCACGCACGTCATGCCCTGGATCGACGACATCGTCGCCGAAGCCGTCGGGCGGGAGCTGGATCGCGGCGGGCAGACCTATCTTCTTCACAACCGCATCGACTCCATCTTCACCGTCGCCGAGCGCGTCCGCGCACTGGCGCCCGGAGCCGAGGTGGCGGTCGCTCACGGACGGATGACGGTGGCCGAGCTCGACGAGGCCATGCACGGCTTCGTGACCGGATCAGCCGACGTGCTGGTCTGCTCTTCCATCATCGAGAACGGCCTCGACGTACCCAACGCAAACACCCTGATCGTGGATCGCGCCGACCGCTTCGGCCTCGCCCAGCTCTACCAGATCCGGGGGCGGGTGGGACGGTCGGACCGACGTGCGCACTGCTATCTGTTGATCCCCGACGAGGTGGAGCTCGAGGCGGAGCGCAGGCTGAGGGTGCTGGAACGGAACATCGAGCTCGGTGCAGGCTATACCATCGCACTCAAGGATCTGGAACTGAGAGGCGCGGGCAACGTCCTCGGCGCGGAGCAGTCCGGTTTCGCGGAACGTATCGGCCTCGACGCCTACATGCGACTTCTCAAGAAGGTCGTCGCCAGGGTGCGCGGCATCGAGAAGCCCAAGCTTTGGCCGGATCCGCTGGTCACCCTCGACGGGCCTGCCTTTCTGCCGGACGCATACACCGGCGAAGCGTCCCAGAAGCTCCACTTCTACCGTCGTCTCTCCGGCGCGGGCGCACGGCGGGAGATCGTCGAACTGCGGGCGGAGCTGCGCGACCGGTGCGGAAGGCCGCCTCGAGAGGTGGAACGCCTCTTCGATTCGGCGGAGCTGCGCGTGAGCGGGAAGGAGGTCGGCGCGGAGAGCGTGACGGTGACCGGAAACCGGGCGCGCATCAACTTCCACACCCGGGCCGACCCTCGGGTCGCGGCCTTCGGACCCGTCCTCAGGAAGCGCGACGCAACGGTCGAGATCGCACGCATCGATCCGCTCTCGATAGTAATCGTGGACGGCGGTCGGCGGTCGCCGGTCGAGACCGCCTGCCTCGCCCTGGAGGCGCAGGCCGCCGACGCGTGA